A genomic region of Eucalyptus grandis isolate ANBG69807.140 chromosome 5, ASM1654582v1, whole genome shotgun sequence contains the following coding sequences:
- the LOC104444871 gene encoding uncharacterized protein LOC104444871 has product MAAMTSALIAIAGVVLGWIAIEIACKPCLERGREAIDRSLNPDYDPDDDRDGNARAPLIAPDPSPDPLDSEPKTPIDAAPAVPSKIA; this is encoded by the coding sequence ATGGCGGCGATGACGAGCGCGCTCATAGCGATCGCGGGAGTGGTGCTGGGTTGGATCGCCATCGAGATCGCTTGCAAGCCTTGCCTCGAACGAGGCCGGGAAGCCATCGACCGGTCCCTCAACCCCGATTACGACCCCGACGACGACCGCGACGGCAATGCTCGCGCCCCTCTGATCGCTCCCGACCCTAGCCCCGACCCCCTGGATTCGGAGCCGAAGACGCCCATCGACGCCGCACCCGCCGTTCCTTCCAAGATCGCGTGA